A window of Candidatus Gorgyraea atricola contains these coding sequences:
- a CDS encoding transposase yields the protein MSNSVIATGQIYHTYNRSIAGYKIFNSDSEYKRIEELIQYYQVEQPVGFSKFKERNKGDLIKKTPNKRQLVEVVCYSPMPTHIHLTLKQLIDKGISKFMNNILSSYSHYFNIKHNRKGPLWEGRFKKVLVETDEQLLHLTRYIHLNPVTDYLINKPEKWKYSSYKEYIAGKESICSYKDVLDVTPETYKKFTEDQISYQRELKKVKHLMFD from the coding sequence ATGTCGAACAGTGTAATTGCGACGGGGCAAATATATCATACTTATAACAGAAGCATTGCAGGATACAAAATATTTAATAGTGATTCTGAGTATAAGCGAATAGAAGAGTTGATCCAATATTATCAGGTAGAGCAACCAGTCGGTTTTTCTAAGTTTAAAGAAAGAAACAAAGGAGATTTAATTAAAAAAACGCCGAATAAAAGACAGTTAGTTGAGGTAGTTTGTTATTCTCCTATGCCTACCCATATACATTTGACGCTCAAACAATTAATAGACAAGGGCATATCCAAGTTTATGAATAATATACTTAGTAGCTATTCTCATTATTTTAATATAAAGCACAATAGAAAAGGACCACTGTGGGAAGGAAGATTTAAAAAGGTTTTGGTGGAAACTGATGAGCAACTCCTGCATTTAACGCGTTATATACATCTAAATCCTGTCACTGATTACCTTATTAATAAACCAGAAAAATGGAAATATTCTTCTTACAAGGAGTATATTGCTGGTAAGGAGAGTATTTGTAGCTATAAGGATGTTTTAGATGTAACCCCAGAAACCTATAAGAAATTTACAGAAGATCAAATTTCTTATCAGAGAGAGTTGAAGAAGGTAAAACATTTAATGTTTGATTAG
- a CDS encoding type II toxin-antitoxin system Phd/YefM family antitoxin encodes MDYIVPISEARGKLPELIKKISHIGKHLIITRNGRPEAVMISPEELETLEIKADAELLRSIVRAEEDIKTGRLYSHKDVFKDV; translated from the coding sequence ATGGATTATATTGTTCCTATATCAGAAGCGAGGGGTAAATTGCCTGAATTGATTAAGAAGATTTCGCACATAGGTAAGCACCTTATTATTACCCGAAATGGTAGGCCAGAGGCAGTCATGATCTCTCCTGAGGAGTTAGAGACATTGGAGATCAAGGCTGATGCAGAGCTCTTGCGGTCTATTGTAAGGGCAGAAGAGGATATTAAGACAGGCAGGCTCTATTCTCATAAGGACGTTTTTAAAGATGTATAA
- a CDS encoding type II toxin-antitoxin system RelE/ParE family toxin: MYKIAYTKEAKERIDKLDKKKKRQIKEAVERIAQNPEIGKQLLHEFKGLSSYRSGDYRVIYRVYHQEILILILTIGHRKDIYKLLKRKLA, encoded by the coding sequence ATGTATAAGATTGCTTATACAAAAGAGGCCAAAGAGAGAATAGATAAGCTCGATAAAAAGAAGAAGAGACAGATAAAAGAGGCAGTAGAGCGCATTGCGCAAAACCCTGAGATAGGCAAGCAGCTTCTTCATGAGTTTAAAGGACTATCTTCTTATCGTTCCGGAGACTATAGAGTTATCTACCGAGTATATCATCAAGAAATCCTAATCCTCATATTGACCATTGGCCACAGAAAAGACATATATAAGCTGCTAAAGAGAAAACTAGCATAG
- a CDS encoding ElyC/SanA/YdcF family protein — MIKLKKAYNLKIMFVAIGVLCLFGNALYPCAISRNSLRVPIGQGGIYKSIKKEQVIKKIEHLLSNSDYTLKELKNKFKNDKEPRLLIICGNDDTRTIQEAAKLYEEGIVDYIFTTGGHARFTVSLIEKIVLEHGSAKISKSETITKKNLKKVLPELWELYNQGRLGERVTLSEAELTKDVLVERFNVSKQAVFSEKLSRNTSQNFIYVKKDIVELEEKMGINFKTIFYIQIPHQQLRAKFTFNKAFKEEIRSGKVKGLSHTAKYDRSMLDQKELIKILIGEIWRIVIYSAKGDLIDFDKKDNNVQAWRTIAQDYWQFVNILVQEHGDVDDLRDFLYSLAKVAGYENRKDLIDGLDGSIFPEVKKLIAWVYKAGTSKTDKSVDDIMSGYKKNMISKIDRGMQEFNLGKKISVSWTPGGTIKSSKPAIKTSKGNISIKKLNRIESEDDVKFIIDYICHLRRDGLSTLILNKPNTQGKLMQDFLIIERHPETGEIEYWYVERWSENRAILREDALPETIRAVGRFLGIMHNSSRTFRSTVQRHPDHYTFKQALNLLLSPDATWYKILDSYLSNNERRLVKACLSEIRRFWTSALLNQLSYQAIPSDMNFGNLFFNDKGDEVLDIIDLDNVRMGYKIEDFFGSLVHTGHETLYVGNLRKDLAEFLAGYNETAEVKLTQSELRALPILFITIPMIHIAYTISLELEVDLEKSVQANIQTLKEIIEQFSNESIQPSIAPLINLKKILTNT, encoded by the coding sequence ATGATTAAGTTAAAAAAAGCATATAATTTAAAGATTATGTTTGTGGCAATAGGTGTATTATGCCTATTCGGAAATGCACTTTACCCCTGCGCTATTTCAAGAAATTCGCTAAGAGTGCCTATAGGTCAAGGAGGAATCTACAAGAGCATCAAAAAAGAACAGGTAATTAAGAAGATTGAACACTTACTGTCAAACAGTGATTATACTTTGAAGGAATTAAAAAACAAATTCAAAAATGATAAAGAGCCTAGATTATTAATAATATGTGGAAATGATGATACGAGAACAATACAAGAAGCCGCTAAATTATATGAGGAAGGTATAGTGGATTACATTTTTACTACGGGTGGCCATGCAAGATTTACTGTTTCTTTGATAGAGAAGATAGTCTTAGAGCATGGTTCTGCAAAGATCTCAAAGAGCGAAACTATTACTAAAAAAAATCTTAAGAAGGTTTTGCCAGAATTATGGGAACTGTATAATCAGGGAAGATTGGGAGAGCGAGTAACATTAAGCGAGGCAGAGTTGACCAAGGATGTTTTAGTAGAGAGATTTAATGTTTCAAAACAAGCAGTCTTTTCTGAAAAATTATCGAGAAATACTTCTCAAAACTTCATCTATGTAAAGAAAGATATAGTGGAATTAGAAGAAAAAATGGGCATAAATTTTAAGACTATTTTTTACATACAGATACCTCATCAGCAATTGCGTGCTAAATTTACCTTTAACAAGGCATTTAAAGAAGAGATAAGGAGCGGGAAGGTAAAAGGGTTGAGCCATACAGCTAAATATGATAGAAGCATGCTTGATCAGAAGGAATTAATAAAGATTTTAATTGGAGAAATATGGCGCATTGTCATTTATAGCGCCAAGGGTGATCTGATAGATTTTGATAAGAAAGATAATAATGTGCAGGCATGGAGAACTATAGCTCAAGACTACTGGCAATTCGTAAATATATTAGTACAAGAGCATGGTGATGTTGATGATTTAAGAGATTTCTTGTATAGCTTAGCAAAAGTGGCAGGGTATGAAAATAGAAAAGATTTAATAGATGGTTTAGATGGCTCAATATTTCCCGAGGTAAAAAAGTTGATCGCTTGGGTGTATAAGGCCGGCACGTCTAAGACAGATAAATCTGTCGATGATATTATGAGCGGATACAAAAAAAACATGATCTCAAAGATTGATAGGGGAATGCAAGAGTTTAACTTAGGCAAGAAGATAAGTGTAAGTTGGACTCCTGGCGGGACAATAAAATCAAGTAAGCCCGCTATAAAGACTTCCAAAGGGAACATATCTATTAAAAAATTAAACAGGATTGAATCAGAGGATGACGTAAAATTTATTATTGATTACATCTGCCATCTTAGGCGTGACGGCCTTTCAACTCTTATATTGAACAAGCCAAACACTCAAGGTAAACTAATGCAGGATTTTTTAATTATCGAACGTCATCCAGAAACTGGAGAAATTGAATATTGGTATGTAGAGAGATGGAGTGAAAATCGTGCAATCTTGCGCGAAGATGCGTTGCCTGAGACAATTAGAGCAGTTGGGAGATTTCTTGGTATCATGCATAACAGTTCTCGTACATTCCGTAGTACAGTTCAGCGTCATCCAGATCATTACACTTTTAAACAGGCTTTAAACTTACTTCTATCACCAGATGCAACATGGTACAAAATACTAGATTCATATCTTTCTAATAACGAACGCCGTTTAGTAAAAGCCTGTCTTAGTGAAATTCGTAGATTCTGGACATCTGCATTACTTAACCAGTTATCGTACCAGGCTATTCCAAGTGATATGAACTTCGGCAATCTATTCTTTAATGACAAAGGCGATGAGGTGTTAGATATAATTGATCTGGATAATGTACGCATGGGATATAAAATAGAGGATTTCTTTGGTTCATTGGTACACACGGGACACGAGACTCTCTACGTTGGAAATTTACGCAAGGATCTTGCTGAGTTTTTGGCAGGTTATAATGAAACTGCAGAAGTCAAATTGACTCAATCAGAATTAAGAGCACTACCAATATTATTCATTACAATTCCTATGATCCATATAGCATATACCATAAGTCTAGAACTTGAAGTAGATTTGGAAAAATCAGTACAAGCCAATATACAAACTTTAAAAGAGATAATCGAACAATTCTCAAATGAGTCTATTCAGCCCAGTATCGCACCTTTAATCAACTTAAAAAAAATACTCACCAATACCTAA
- the fusA gene encoding elongation factor G, with translation MADYTIKDIRNIALISHAGSGKTTLAEAMLHNAGASNRFGKVEDGTTVSDYSEDEKERKVSINASILSFSYAKKRINLIDTPGYADFIGEALTVLRGVDSAIVLVDACEGVEVGTDKVWSLADQYNLSRIVFINKMNKENIDFNNIVNDIKDRLGKGCVLATMPIGSGANFKGVVSLMDKAAIDALSGPEKDNAVKLKNALIEVIAENNDELLEKYLDGKELTPEEVASGFKKGVASGEIFPIFCGAAMLDIGVKELLSSIGEILPSPDQRPARKVSDAKTKEEKELKPDVSAPFAANVFKSIADPYVGQLTIFRIFSGTLKSDTNFYNVTKGARERFGPLLSLCGKEQHAVTEVIAGDIVAVAKLKNTSTGDSLCDEKKQVIFPDVSFPEPAMSFSVKPKTRQDEDKIFTALQKLTAEDKTFVTTRDEQTKELIVSGMGDLHLDIMINRLKKRFHVEVEKGTPKVAYKETIKKMTKVQNKHKRQTGGHGQYGDVWIQIDPVERGKGFEFADKIVGGAIPRNYIPAVEKGIVEAMSKGVLAGYPLVDLRVTLYDGSYHDVDSSDMSFKIAASGALRKAALDANPILLEPVMDVDVIVPDEYMGDITGNLSSRRGRIAGMDVQGKSQVIKAKVPLAEMFKYASELKSMTGGRGSYTMRFSHYEEVPHKTTQTIIAKYEEQKKAGQEK, from the coding sequence TTGGCTGACTATACTATTAAAGATATTAGGAATATAGCTTTAATATCCCACGCAGGGAGCGGCAAAACTACCTTGGCAGAGGCCATGCTCCATAATGCTGGTGCGTCGAATCGCTTTGGAAAGGTCGAGGATGGCACCACAGTAAGCGACTATAGCGAGGATGAGAAAGAGAGAAAGGTCTCTATCAATGCCAGTATACTTAGTTTTAGTTATGCGAAAAAGCGCATTAATCTTATAGATACACCTGGATACGCGGATTTTATCGGCGAGGCCTTGACGGTTTTAAGGGGTGTGGATAGTGCAATAGTTTTAGTGGATGCGTGCGAAGGTGTAGAAGTGGGCACTGATAAGGTATGGAGTCTGGCAGACCAGTATAACCTCAGCCGCATTGTCTTTATAAATAAAATGAACAAGGAGAATATCGATTTCAATAATATAGTCAATGATATAAAAGATAGGCTGGGCAAGGGATGTGTTCTGGCAACAATGCCGATCGGAAGTGGGGCAAACTTCAAAGGCGTTGTTAGTCTTATGGATAAAGCCGCTATAGATGCGTTGAGCGGACCTGAAAAGGATAATGCCGTAAAGTTAAAGAATGCGCTAATAGAAGTAATAGCTGAGAACAATGACGAGCTTTTGGAAAAATATCTGGATGGTAAGGAATTAACTCCAGAAGAAGTCGCAAGCGGATTCAAAAAAGGTGTTGCCTCTGGCGAGATATTTCCTATTTTTTGCGGTGCGGCAATGCTGGATATCGGCGTGAAAGAACTCCTTTCTTCGATCGGAGAAATATTACCTTCTCCTGACCAGAGGCCTGCCAGAAAGGTCAGCGACGCAAAGACAAAAGAGGAAAAAGAGCTTAAGCCTGATGTCAGCGCGCCTTTCGCAGCCAATGTGTTTAAATCAATCGCAGACCCCTATGTGGGTCAGCTTACTATCTTCAGGATATTTTCAGGCACACTTAAATCAGATACAAATTTCTATAATGTTACAAAAGGCGCCAGAGAAAGATTCGGTCCGCTTTTAAGTCTGTGCGGAAAAGAGCAGCATGCTGTGACAGAGGTGATAGCTGGTGACATCGTGGCTGTTGCAAAGCTGAAAAATACCTCTACGGGGGATTCGCTGTGCGATGAAAAGAAGCAGGTCATTTTTCCTGATGTTAGTTTTCCCGAGCCAGCCATGTCATTTTCAGTAAAGCCAAAGACGCGACAGGACGAAGACAAGATCTTTACAGCGCTTCAAAAGCTTACCGCAGAAGACAAGACCTTTGTGACCACTAGAGACGAACAGACAAAAGAACTTATTGTCTCTGGCATGGGCGATCTTCATCTCGACATCATGATAAATCGCCTTAAGAAGAGGTTTCATGTCGAGGTTGAAAAAGGCACGCCAAAGGTGGCGTATAAAGAAACGATCAAAAAGATGACCAAAGTCCAGAATAAGCACAAGAGACAGACTGGCGGGCATGGCCAGTATGGAGATGTGTGGATACAGATAGATCCTGTGGAAAGAGGAAAGGGTTTTGAGTTTGCTGATAAGATCGTAGGCGGGGCAATACCGAGGAATTACATACCAGCTGTGGAAAAGGGTATTGTAGAGGCCATGTCTAAAGGAGTGTTAGCTGGTTATCCATTGGTCGATTTAAGGGTTACTCTGTACGATGGATCTTATCACGATGTTGATTCTTCTGATATGTCCTTTAAGATAGCGGCTTCAGGCGCGCTTAGGAAGGCGGCGTTGGATGCAAATCCAATTTTGTTAGAACCTGTGATGGATGTGGATGTCATTGTACCCGATGAGTATATGGGAGACATTACAGGGAACTTGAGTTCAAGGCGCGGAAGGATCGCTGGCATGGATGTTCAAGGTAAGAGCCAGGTCATAAAGGCAAAGGTGCCTCTTGCAGAGATGTTTAAGTACGCGTCTGAATTGAAATCAATGACAGGCGGCAGGGGTTCATATACAATGAGGTTCTCTCACTACGAAGAGGTCCCTCACAAGACAACACAAACCATCATCGCGAAATACGAAGAGCAGAAAAAAGCAGGCCAAGAAAAATAA
- a CDS encoding YebC/PmpR family DNA-binding transcriptional regulator: protein MSGHSKWASIKHKKAATDAKRGNIFTKLIKEITIAARHGGGETEKNPRLRTAIDRAKQANMPADNIDRAVKKGTGELEGVTYEEFTMEGYGPGGVAIMVEVVTDNKNRTAADIRSIFSKKNGNVAGAGSVSWMFEKKGYIEVDKAGVTEDKVMSVALDAGAQDMETEEAIYAITTEPKDFETVKKALFDNSIKPKSAEITMMPKSTVKLTGEGAKQILALVETLEDSDDVQNVYANLDVPDEIAG from the coding sequence ATGTCGGGACACTCAAAATGGGCATCGATTAAACATAAAAAAGCTGCGACTGACGCAAAGCGCGGCAATATATTTACCAAACTCATAAAGGAAATTACAATTGCCGCGCGTCATGGCGGTGGAGAAACCGAGAAAAATCCGAGATTGCGCACGGCCATTGATAGGGCCAAGCAGGCCAACATGCCGGCGGATAATATTGACCGCGCTGTAAAAAAAGGTACAGGCGAATTAGAGGGCGTGACTTATGAAGAGTTTACTATGGAGGGATATGGGCCGGGCGGTGTTGCGATAATGGTGGAAGTCGTAACAGACAATAAAAATCGTACTGCAGCTGATATTAGAAGTATCTTTTCTAAAAAGAATGGCAATGTCGCGGGCGCTGGCTCAGTGAGCTGGATGTTTGAAAAAAAAGGGTATATAGAGGTCGATAAGGCAGGTGTTACAGAGGATAAAGTGATGTCTGTTGCGCTTGATGCTGGGGCGCAGGACATGGAGACAGAAGAAGCGATCTACGCTATAACGACTGAACCAAAGGATTTTGAGACGGTGAAGAAGGCGCTTTTCGATAATAGCATTAAACCAAAGAGCGCGGAGATCACGATGATGCCCAAGAGCACTGTAAAGCTCACAGGCGAGGGCGCAAAGCAGATACTTGCTCTCGTAGAGACGCTTGAAGATAGCGATGATGTGCAGAATGTTTATGCGAATCTTGACGTACCAGACGAAATAGCAGGATAG